From a single Ignavibacteriales bacterium genomic region:
- a CDS encoding MgtC/SapB family protein codes for MNIIEWSTELRLALALALGFLVGLERESTKIEQGSVIFGGVRTYPIISLLGFGCAWLQRYGVGLMLPVGMTVIGALAAIAYITKTKSGHHGFTSEASALLTFVVGAVALLADVWIAMALAVVNTVLLSEKAELEKYLDSFNKVEFLAVVKFILVTVIILPVLPNQDYTPFGLNPTHIWQIVILVSSIGFVGYFLSKRFGNKVSLWLSGIFGGIVSSTATTVALGRIARKSPEHSGMALQAAILASSMMYVRILVLTLIINPAFLPVLWWRLALLFLVGVVLSFRIRPSGESEEKAAFPNLQNPFEIRPSIVFALAFVLLMIITKLIEQRLGSTGLLVLSTVVGFTDITPYVLSLLHPSAAMARSVVLALTVAMMSNTTAKAIYFASIVPEARRETFLRYGVWAALHIPLLVV; via the coding sequence ATGAACATCATTGAATGGAGCACCGAGCTTCGATTGGCTTTGGCTCTGGCACTTGGCTTTCTCGTGGGCCTCGAGCGTGAGAGCACAAAAATCGAACAGGGGAGTGTGATCTTTGGTGGTGTGCGGACCTATCCCATTATCAGTCTGCTTGGTTTCGGGTGCGCCTGGCTTCAGCGTTATGGCGTGGGTTTGATGCTCCCCGTGGGTATGACGGTCATCGGAGCCCTGGCCGCCATAGCCTACATCACGAAAACAAAATCAGGTCATCATGGTTTCACGAGCGAAGCTTCCGCTCTTCTTACTTTTGTGGTGGGAGCTGTTGCGCTTCTCGCTGATGTCTGGATCGCTATGGCGTTGGCTGTCGTCAACACCGTCCTTCTCTCCGAGAAAGCTGAACTCGAAAAGTACCTCGACAGCTTCAACAAGGTAGAGTTCCTCGCCGTCGTCAAATTCATCCTGGTGACGGTTATTATCCTGCCGGTTCTGCCGAATCAGGACTACACCCCTTTCGGCCTCAATCCAACCCACATCTGGCAAATTGTGATCCTGGTTTCAAGCATAGGGTTCGTCGGATATTTCCTGTCGAAGCGATTTGGCAACAAAGTGAGCTTGTGGCTATCGGGGATTTTTGGCGGCATCGTATCGAGCACCGCCACGACGGTTGCGCTCGGCCGCATTGCCCGGAAAAGCCCGGAGCATTCGGGAATGGCCCTTCAGGCTGCCATCCTCGCCTCCAGCATGATGTATGTACGGATTCTCGTGCTGACCCTCATCATCAATCCCGCTTTTCTCCCGGTACTGTGGTGGAGATTGGCACTCCTTTTTCTTGTGGGGGTTGTTCTGTCGTTTCGCATTCGGCCATCAGGCGAGTCGGAGGAGAAGGCGGCTTTCCCCAACCTGCAAAATCCGTTCGAGATCCGGCCATCCATTGTGTTTGCTCTCGCGTTCGTATTGTTGATGATCATCACGAAACTGATCGAACAGCGGCTGGGAAGCACGGGACTTCTGGTTCTTTCCACAGTCGTCGGGTTCACAGACATTACGCCGTACGTCCTGTCCCTTCTGCATCCTTCCGCTGCAATGGCCCGGTCTGTCGTCCTCGCCCTGACGGTCGCGATGATGAGCAATACGACTGCAAAGGCGATCTACTTTGCGTCGATCGTCCCTGAAGCGCGCAGGGAGACATTTCTCCGCTACGGCGTCTGGGCAGCATTACACATCCCACTCCTGGTTGTGTAG
- the ybaK gene encoding Cys-tRNA(Pro) deacylase, translating into MGKPEYPVTTAIRVLREKKIDFQPHVYTYEEHGGTKHSASALNVSEHEVVKTLVMQTDEKKPLIVLMHGDREVSTKQLARITGAKRIDQCDEATAQRHTGYQFGGTSPFGIRHPLPIYAERTIFPLPRIFVNGGKRGFLVEIQPSDMKKAFEVTEVDVAISPTEQR; encoded by the coding sequence ATGGGTAAGCCTGAATATCCGGTGACAACGGCAATAAGAGTTCTTCGTGAGAAGAAGATAGATTTTCAGCCTCATGTGTACACGTACGAGGAACATGGCGGCACGAAGCACTCGGCGAGCGCCTTGAATGTATCCGAGCACGAGGTGGTGAAAACGCTCGTGATGCAGACCGACGAAAAGAAGCCGCTGATCGTCCTGATGCACGGCGACCGCGAAGTGTCGACGAAGCAACTCGCCCGGATCACCGGTGCGAAACGGATTGATCAATGCGATGAGGCGACTGCGCAGAGGCACACCGGCTATCAGTTCGGCGGGACAAGTCCTTTCGGCATACGCCACCCTCTTCCGATTTACGCGGAGCGGACGATTTTCCCCCTCCCACGAATCTTTGTCAACGGCGGGAAGAGAGGGTTCCTGGTGGAAATTCAACCGTCTGACATGAAGAAAGCGTTCGAAGTGACTGAAGTTGACGTGGCGATCTCACCAACTGAACAACGGTAG
- a CDS encoding TIM barrel protein, whose product MELSIYRHLWGITEAWETLFPRIRALGYQGIEHILPEDADRDRFRGLLDEHRFKYIAQIITTGVTVEDHIRSFRQNVERAAAMNPQTINCHSGCDWFSDEQSKKYFGEALEFEAKVGIPVAHETHRGRILYNPWTTEKLLRQFPGLKLSCDFSHWVVISERLLETELEIIARSAERCIHIHARVGYEEGPQVPDPRAPEYERHVLAHERWWDMIWDAQQRRGVKESTLTPEFGAPDYMHTLPYTKTPVADLWDICNWQADRQRSRFLTRSK is encoded by the coding sequence GTGGAGCTATCGATTTACCGGCACTTGTGGGGTATTACCGAAGCGTGGGAAACGCTCTTTCCAAGAATCCGTGCCCTCGGATATCAGGGGATTGAACATATATTGCCCGAGGACGCGGACCGCGATCGATTCCGCGGCCTTCTCGATGAGCATCGATTCAAATACATAGCACAGATCATTACGACGGGAGTTACGGTCGAAGACCATATCCGAAGTTTTCGCCAGAACGTTGAACGGGCCGCGGCCATGAATCCGCAAACCATCAACTGCCATTCCGGATGTGATTGGTTCTCGGATGAACAATCGAAGAAGTACTTTGGAGAGGCTCTCGAATTCGAAGCGAAGGTCGGAATTCCGGTGGCTCACGAGACGCATCGCGGTCGAATCCTCTACAACCCATGGACCACGGAAAAACTCCTGAGACAATTCCCCGGGCTCAAGCTCAGCTGCGATTTCAGCCATTGGGTTGTCATCAGTGAACGTTTGCTGGAGACTGAGCTCGAAATCATCGCCCGGAGCGCGGAACGGTGCATCCACATTCATGCTCGGGTCGGATATGAGGAGGGACCGCAGGTGCCGGATCCGCGGGCTCCGGAATACGAGAGGCATGTCTTGGCGCACGAGCGGTGGTGGGATATGATCTGGGATGCCCAGCAGCGAAGAGGTGTGAAGGAATCGACTCTCACACCGGAGTTCGGGGCGCCCGACTATATGCACACGCTGCCGTACACGAAGACACCGGTTGCCGATCTCTGGGACATATGCAATTGGCAGGCAGACCGGCAGCGATCGCGGTTTCTGACCCGATCAAAATAG
- a CDS encoding SUMF1/EgtB/PvdO family nonheme iron enzyme: MKRTWVVLLILGMSFPALAQTKMFINKNNGTTDSLLMSDVKSISFKSGSSSTTPTGFIQVAGGTFQMGSTNTNDWGASPPHSVTLGSFYMDKTETTYEKWTEVRNWGLTHGYTDLPAGANGYNQSASNNPVAQLNWYDILKWCNARSEKDGLTAVYYTNSTLATVYRTGQLDLASDAVKWTANGYRLPTEAEWEFAAKGGTKSQGYTYSGSSILDSVAWHFDNAGQVTHAVGTKRANELGLYDMSGNVQEWCWDWYDTYSASAQTDPKGPTSSPGVLRVMRGGSYYAGAINCRIADRYRANQPGGYRGESNGFRCVLD; this comes from the coding sequence ATGAAACGCACCTGGGTTGTCCTTCTCATTCTTGGAATGTCATTTCCAGCATTGGCTCAAACAAAAATGTTCATCAACAAGAACAATGGAACGACGGATTCTTTGCTAATGTCAGATGTTAAGAGTATTTCGTTCAAATCGGGTTCCTCCTCTACTACTCCAACTGGCTTCATTCAAGTCGCTGGAGGCACATTCCAGATGGGAAGCACTAATACAAATGATTGGGGAGCGAGTCCACCGCATTCAGTTACACTGGGCTCATTTTACATGGACAAAACCGAGACCACGTACGAAAAGTGGACGGAAGTGCGCAACTGGGGCTTGACGCACGGCTATACCGATTTGCCTGCAGGTGCGAATGGCTACAACCAGAGTGCCTCGAACAATCCAGTTGCACAGTTGAACTGGTATGATATACTGAAATGGTGCAATGCCCGCTCGGAAAAAGATGGGTTAACAGCCGTGTACTACACAAACAGTACACTCGCTACTGTCTACCGCACAGGTCAGCTTGATCTCGCTTCAGATGCTGTGAAATGGACAGCAAACGGGTACCGGTTGCCGACGGAGGCTGAGTGGGAATTTGCAGCAAAAGGTGGTACGAAATCGCAAGGGTATACATATAGCGGAAGCAGCATTCTCGACAGTGTGGCATGGCATTTTGACAACGCGGGCCAGGTGACTCATGCTGTTGGAACGAAAAGGGCAAACGAGCTTGGGCTCTATGACATGAGCGGTAATGTACAGGAGTGGTGCTGGGATTGGTATGACACCTATAGCGCTTCGGCACAGACAGATCCGAAAGGACCGACCTCCAGCCCAGGAGTATTACGTGTGATGCGAGGAGGCTCGTACTACGCCGGCGCTATCAACTGCCGTATTGCGGATCGCTACCGCGCGAACCAACCGGGCGGCTACCGCGGGGAATCCAACGGGTTCCGTTGCGTCCTGGATTAG
- a CDS encoding T9SS type A sorting domain-containing protein, which translates to MKPCIVFLFFAVSSICFAQTDSVFVEKADGTIIGYAVSAIREITFSGLPTSIREQELLQNVLSSFTLHQNYPNPFNPTTTIQYDIPHTGEVTIAIYDIQGRLIRSLANLTEQAGTHSVVWDARNDGGVNVSSGNYFCRVDFNHSFLVQKLLLLK; encoded by the coding sequence ATGAAGCCATGCATTGTCTTTCTGTTTTTCGCCGTTTCTTCCATCTGTTTCGCACAAACGGATTCCGTCTTTGTGGAGAAGGCGGACGGCACAATCATCGGATACGCCGTATCAGCCATTCGTGAGATAACGTTCTCCGGCTTGCCCACGAGCATACGGGAGCAAGAGCTTTTGCAGAATGTTCTTTCCTCTTTTACGCTCCATCAAAACTATCCTAATCCATTCAATCCGACCACGACAATCCAGTACGATATTCCTCATACTGGCGAAGTCACGATTGCGATCTATGATATTCAAGGCCGCCTTATTCGCTCTCTAGCAAATCTGACTGAACAGGCTGGCACACATTCCGTAGTTTGGGACGCTCGCAATGATGGTGGAGTCAATGTATCCAGCGGCAACTATTTCTGTCGCGTGGATTTCAATCATTCATTCCTCGTCCAGAAACTCCTCCTTCTCAAGTGA